A window of Oncorhynchus nerka isolate Pitt River linkage group LG4, Oner_Uvic_2.0, whole genome shotgun sequence contains these coding sequences:
- the LOC115105976 gene encoding uncharacterized bromodomain-containing protein 10-like isoform X1, with the protein MKVQTETCNPSKVPQNDMSDKRDSHHSHVFSLNQDCRSELCSGSQQQKVHLVSSSDSKWHSTQCSRLVTEGLSNGTSLENVNVLSHGSSTNDFALRHGVPEISNDLSLPEVYIPTTVRVEEDLSYELQQAYRIFHGFLLEKHKGITTPFLHPIGFKDHTDRAEGQLKQFMCFRRMEEKFVSREYETITEFVADFRLMLENCYRHHGVDHWISKQAQKLEIMLEQKLTLLSRTLREKTTLAVTSKGRFGTEDERGPVGTSTRRRSVPRSLATITVGGNESIMIQALRLEEQQKAKEEKRQRELEKKEAEESSAKEVEEWERSLLSQVAQNPVKTLWELPAIGHFLCLAQAALNLPEIVFFELERCLLMPRCSVFLSKIMSSLLCQPQRRGMLHRRPALTYRRWESELRQRVQGWYYAMGTAEDQGWMAEQLGLSHQFFRTTGEVSPLEENPFHLLPFIQRVWLLKGLCDNVYETQKDVQDAVLGQPIHECRESILGYDGNENAYIHFPHFCGADLRIYCQSASMPPDFPFPAVWVRRVEPDEGISEDSDEQKDSEHLVSMETEDYEEKPGSDRMSGGRIKGENGGTSRGGQFHTWGMEDEDSSVSVEDGDKEDYKLQQNRHTGSSTPSSHIKDFVGRGCVKKKPQEVEYRPDRLQVKQEEGSDSSSSGSSSESCKTRLSVGEHSYTGKFPALPGEITGRPSVAVPMRQTDVKVDGDKLTEGLRPCPRCVSRMGAKSEDNHRCRCAKNKASTTSASGAGHTRKVNLTEDNMDRIRAKKRKKKREVRAAGGQRRPDRTRLCKAKAAKSTLQRVATNIKKKDKRKKRKMAGKKLSSKKKPQLPVEHGFRLVCTSLEELRELISRTEDELDELESTKKRSVSKERWYFRREAVKDLHITLIRLLNELSPWEPKLVKAFHRNRLRLKKDYDDFKKHPDCDNFVREEWVAEDVDRSTGDDTRLTEEEELQQQDQTVQRILWTGEALRGSFTVVTRQEMLTLDEHRPSTRGLKRLHSGIDEDPSPIKRGRIGSNEMTTSPEGSEMENRPRETNPAAQLAGETSPVVVTPMAGFQRAYKPVQLHTLLAKSVGNKVTLIHHQPGTGVICHVGQAQSKDCASSMQATKLQPSLPQSSRYLPRPTTPTSKHSQTVHTTPIPKSPIQVVYKIHEGMGLVRKDGSPVKIEVQPILDQKTGNKIMQRVVILPSNMLIQKSEDKSLPQQLRTLQVPAFKDSTPQSQSSGFTMPQRHDNRILTPSTTISPRLQTSQTPGYKVVQLPSCKASSTTQNVIPNRSNPVSAASTDSSKPPDRKQELKTVCIRDSQSILVTTRGGNTGVVKVQSSDQSRPGSIPASPVITISPQFKAFLVSKTFPPAATTVPVVTSSPVAQSRSGPSLLRSSTVTSSTTTRQSPITAVIPMATSQTASSDVNVAVNQGCTVSSTLAVNAQLLKSIVTVPGKPAGATQTSLVQCVNKPVLKRVGPDEKGRPPPFTKFILVSPSSNIKSVAATKVTSTTAPSALPGQSFMFISQSPSTGNPKPASSVSGPTTQSPTMSIPTEAMKIGLNLGQAIGSANFRALNKVQSINLLPGSQIRLPQQANLCRPVSALAQSTLKKTFVSASKSGLLATPSSHIVTSTAHLPSSTLLTGSQLQGIPSSSVIPNRIKVAGQPGSSIIRGLISSNTPMSVTTPLSPVKTSLTSPAQVSQSQNSVGVATPAQMLSTPQSPTAPISTQQSSPVQPAGNTNPVSSTITTLQQKIVINTTATLAGGTQILLNNTRFVVPPQGLGPGQHVLIISSPAVPVAAPSPRGAIPATGVPQGPMLPGLALPAQSPRMARPPGTHQPQQAALRSPTLAAPSTVKVGPSIPVSFTVPRQMVAVRASLSPTSTTNSSPQVSHWLPAPATIHTHVVAAPHLTQPEGMGGFSLSSLPGSPSAAQMAGVAQSPSKQLPLHTALGVNTPLKAQQLMSFMQPMGVVSRTQVLPAVAVPPIGSTVSRMQTLPVATIPSIGSAFSSKQASPVATVSPSNCTIIMTPAQPIRTVMSAETIRMPTVLSNPQQQQILGLGKPPLQPLQAPASAVQTTSPTTKLLVSPDGAVLNLARGPTTITGLPEMANKSLAALVVTPNSTGRVPLPSANPANPLMPTQAE; encoded by the exons ATGAAAGTGCAAACTGAAACCTGCAACCCATCCAAGGTCCCACAAAACGACATGTCAGACAAAAGGGACAGCCACCACAGTCATGTTTTTTCTCTCAACCAAGACTGTCGGAGTGAACTGTGTTCAGGATCTCAGCAGCAGAAAGTTCACCTTGTATCATCATCAGACTCAAAGTGGCACAGCACTCAATGCAGCAGGCTAGTCACTGAAGGACTCAGCAACGGAACCTCCCTGGAGAATGTAAATGTTCTTTCCCACGGTAGTTCTACCAATGATTTTGCACTAAGACATGGGGTGCCTGAAATTTCAAATGACCTGTCATTACCTGAGGTCTACATACCTACCACAGTTAGAGTTGAAGAAGACCTTAGCTATGAGTTACAGCAGGCCTATAGGATATTTCACGGGTTTCTCCTGGAAAAGCACAAAGGCATTACGACTCCATTCTTGCACCCCATCGGCTTCAAGGACCACACTGACAGGGCCGAGGGTCAACTTAAGCAGTTCATGTGTTTCAGAAGGATGGAGGAGAAGTTTGTTAGCCGGGAGTATGAAACCATCACAGAGTTTGTGGCAGACTTCAGGCTGATGTTAGAGAACTGCTACAGGCACCATGGGGTCGACCACTGGATTTCTAAACAGGCGCAGAAATTGGAAATTATGCTTGAGCAGAAGTTGACACTGCTGTCAAG GACGCTGCGAGAGAAGACCACTCTGGCAGTGACCTCCAAGGGTCGTTTCGGGACAGAGGATGAGAGGGGGCCTGTGGGCACCTCAACCAGACGGAGGTCCGTGCCTCGCAGCCTGGCAACTATAACAGTGGGGGGAAATGAGTCCATCATGATCCAGGCACTCAGGCTGGAGGAGCAGCAGAAAGCCAAGGAAGAGAAGAG GCAGCGGGAGCTGGAGAAGAAGGAGGCGGAGGAAAGCTCAGccaaggaagtagaggagtgggagCGCAGTCTTCTCTCCCAGGTGGCCCAGAATCCCGTGAAAACCTTGTGGGAACTCCCTGCCATCGGCCACTTCCTCTGCCTGGCCCAGGCAGCTCTCAACCTCCCAGAGATAGTGTTCTTTGAGCTGGAGCGGTGTCTTCTGATGCCTCGCTGCAGCGTCTTCCTCTCCAAGATCATGAGTTCACTTCTCTGCCAGCCCCAGAGGAGAGGGATGCTCCACCGCCGCCCAGCCCTCACATACCGCCGCTGGGAGTCCGAGCTGCGTCAGAGAGTGCAGGGCTGGTACTATGCTATGGGTACAGCGGAGGATCAGGGCTGGATGGCTGAGCAGCTCGGCCTCTCCCATCAGTTCTTCAGGACGACTGGGGAGGTTAGTCCCCTGGAGGAGAACCCCTTCCATCTCTTACCCTTCATTCAGCGTGTGTGGCTGCTCAAAGGCCTGTGTGACAATGTGTATGAGACCCAGAAGGATGTGCAGGACGCTGTGCTGGGCCAGCCCATCCACGAGTGCCGCGAGTCCATCCTGGGCTATGACGGGAATGAGAACGCCTATATCCACTTCCCGCATTTCTGCGGGGCGGACCTGCGTATCTACTGCCAGAGTGCCAGCATGCCCCCGGACTTCCCCTTTCCAGCTGTCTGGGTCAGACGGGTGGAGCCTGATGAGGGAATATCAGAGGACTCGGACGAGCAGAAGGACTCTGAGCATCTGGTTTCCATGGAGACGGAGGACTATGAGGAGAAACCTGGTTCTGACAGAATGAGTGGTGGTAGGATTAAAGGGGAGAATGGGGGCACAAGCAGGGGTGGGCAGTTTCACACGTGGGGAATGGAGGATGAGGACTCTTCTGTTTCTGTAGAGGATGGTGATAAGGAGGACTATAAGCTTCAACAGAACAGACACACTGGCTCTTCTACTCCCTCCTCACATATCAAGGACTTTGTGGGCAGAGGGTGTGTGAAGAAAAAGCCACAGGAAGTGGAATATAGGCCTGATAGACTCCAGGTGAAACAGGAAGAGGGGTCGGACTCATCCTCCTCTGGGTCATCCTCAGAGTCATGTAAGACGCGTCTCAGTGTGGGGGAACACAGCTATACGGGCAAGTTCCCTGCTCTCCCTGGTGAGATAACAGGTAGGCCTAGTGTGGCTGTACCAATGAGACAGACTGATGTTAAAGTCGACGGGGACAAACTCACTGAGGGGCTGAGGCCATGTCCAAGATGTGTCTCCAGAATGGGGGCAAAGTCAGAGGACAATCATCGCTGCCGTTGTGCCAAGAACAAGGCATCAACAACCTCAGCTTCTGGGGCTGGCCACACCCGCAAGGTGAACTTGACAGAGGATAACATGGACAGGATTCGGGCCAAGAAAAGGAAAAAAAAGAGGGAGGTACGTGCAGCAGGTGGACAGCGCAGACCAGACAGGACCCGACTCTGCAAGGCCAAGGCAGCTAAATCCACCCTCCAGAGAGTTGCTACCAACATCAAGAAAAAGGACAAGAGAAAAAAACGCAAAATGG CAGGAAAAAAGCTGTCTTCAAAGAAGAAACCTCAACTCCCAGTTGAACACGGATTTAGG TTGGTGTGCACCAGTCTAGAGGAGCTGAGGGAACTCATCAGCAGGACAGAGGATGAGCTGGATGAGCTGGAGAGCACCAAAAAGAGATCTGTTAGTAAa GAAAGGTGGTATTTCAGGAGAGAAGCCGTGAAAGACCTGCACATCACTCTCATAAGGCTGCTCAACGAGCTCTCCCCATGGGAACCCAAACTGGTCAAGGCTTTCCATAGGAACAG GCTACGTTTAAAAAAGGATTATGATGACTTCAAAAAGCACCCCGACTGTGACAACTTTGTCAGAGAGGAGTGGGTGGCAGAGGATGTGGACAGAAGCACAGGTGACGACACTAGACTGACTGAAGAGGAGGAACTGCAACAGCAGGACCAGACAGTTCAGAGAATTCTGTGGACAGGAG aGGCATTGAGAGGCAGCTTCACCGTGGTAACCAGACAAGAGATGTTGACCTTGGATGAGCATAGACCGTCCACTCGGGGCTTGAAGCGCCTGCACAGCGGTATAGACGAGGACCCAAGTCCCATTAAGAGAGGCAGGATTGGCAGTAACGAGATGACAACTTCTCCTGAAGGATCAGAAATGGAAAACCGACCCAGGGAAACAAATCCAGCAGCACAGCTGGCTGGAGAGACAAGCCCAGTTGTTGTAACACCTATGGCTGGTTTCCAAAGGGCCTACAAGCCTGTTCAACTACATACCCTGCTGGCTAAGAGTGTAGGGAATAAAGTGACCTTAATACATCATCAGCCTGGTACAGGTGTTATCTGCCATGTTGGTCAGGCACAAAGCAAGGACTGTGCTTCTTCCATGCAAGCTACCAAACTTCAACCTTCTTTACCACAAAGCTCTCGATACCTACCacgaccaacaacaccaacatcTAAACACTCACAGACAGTCCATACCACGCCCATACCAAAGAGCCCCATACAGGTTGTATACAAGATACATGAGGGCATGGGTCTGGTCAGGAAAGATGGGAGCCCTGTGAAAATCGAAGTACAGCCAATCCTGGACCAGAAAACAGGGAATAAGATAATGCAACGAGTGGTCATCCTGCCATCGAACATGCTCATTCAAAAGTCGGAGGATAAAAGTCTGCCCCAGCAACTAAGGACTCTCCAGGTCCCAGCCTTCAAAGATTCCACTCCACAGTCACAAAGCTCTGGGTTCACCATGCCTCAACGTCATGACAACCGGATCCTAACACCCTCAACTACCATCTCTCCTAGGTTGCAGACATCTCAAACTCCAGGTTACAAGGTTGTCCAACTCCCTAGTTGCAAAGCAAGTAGCACTACCCAAAATGTTATACCAAATAGATCCAACCCCGTCAGTGCGGCATCTACTGATTCAAGCAAACCTCCGGACCGTAAACAAGAGCTGAAGACTGTGTGCATCAGGGACTCGCAGTCCATTCTAGTCACCACTAGGGGGGGCAACACTGGTGTTGTCAAGGTGcagtcatctgaccagagtagacCTGGTTCGATACCTGCCAGCCCTGTCATCACCATCTCTCCACAGTTCAAAGCCTTCCTCGTGTCCAAGACGTTTCCACCTGCTGCCACTACAGTCCCTGTAGTCACCAGCTCACCTGTAGCCCAGTCGCGATCAGGACCTTCACTGTTACGGTCTTCAACTGTCACAAGTTCAACAACTACACGCCAGTCTCCGATCACTGCTGTCATTCCAATGGCCACAAGTCAGACCGCGAGTTCTGATGTTAACGTTGCTGTAAACCAGGGCTGCACTGTTTCATCTACACTTGCTGTTAACGCACAGCTACTTAAAAGCATTGTCACTGTACCTGGTAAACCAGCAGGTGCCACCCAGACGTCTCTGGTCCAGTGTGTCAACAAACCTGTTCTGAAAAGGGTAGGTCCAGATGAAAAGGGTAGGCCCCCCCCATTCACAAAGTTCATCCTGGTCTCTCCCTCCTCAAACATCAAGTCTGTGGCTGCAACCAAAGTCACTTCCACCACGGCTCCCTCTGCTCTTCCAGGTCAAAGTTTCATGTTTATCAGCCAATCACCATCTACAGGTAATCCAAAACCGGCATCATCAGTGTCTGGACCCACCACACAATCCCCGACCATGTCGATACCCACTGAAGCAATGAAGATCGGACTCAACCTCGGTCAAGCTATTGGCAGCGCTAACTTCAGAGCTTTGAATAAGGTCCAGAGCATCAATCTGCTTCCAGGTTCTCAGATAAGGCTACCACAGCAGGCAAACCTTTGCAGGCCAGTTAGTGCACTCGCACAAtctactttaaaaaaaacatttgtatcCGCCTCAAAGTCAGGCCTTCTTGCAACCCCATCGTCTCATATTGTCACTAGCACTGCACATTTGCCGTCCTCCACACTGCTGACTGGATCTCAACTACAAGGCATCCCTTCATCCTCTGTGATCCCCAATCGAATCAAGGTAGCTGGGCAGCCAGGGTCTTCTATAATCAGAGGTTTGATCTCCAGCAACACACCAATGTCAGTCACTACACCGCTAAGCCCTGTCAAAACATCCCTCACATCACCGGCGCAGGTTTCTCAGTCTCAGAACTCTGTCGGTGTCGCCACACCTGCTCAGATGCTAAGCACTCCACAGTCTCCAACTGCCCCTATATCCACTCAGCAGTCCTCTCCAGTACAGCCAGCTGGTAATACCAATCCTGTCTCCAGCACCATCACCACTTTGCAACAAAAGATTGTCATCAACACCACTGCTACTCTTGCAGGCGGCACGCAGATTCTCCTCAACAACACCCGCTTTGTTGTTCCTCCTCAAGGCCTTGGGCCTGGCCAGCATGTCCTCATAATCTCCAGCCCTGCCGTGCCTGTGGCAGCTCCTAGTCCCAGGGGAGCGATCCCAGCCACCGGTGTACCACAAGGGCCAATGTTACCTGGGCTAGCCCTACCTGCACAAAGCCCCAGAATGGCCAGACCACCCGGGACACACCAGCCTCAACAAGCAGCACTTAGATCCCCAACCCTGGCAGCACCATCCACTGTGAAAGTTGGaccctctatccctgtctctttcactgtccctCGCCAGATGGTGGCTGTTCGAGCCTCACTATCGCCCACCAGCACCACCAACAGTTCTCCACAGGTTTCACACTGGCTTCCTGCTCCGGCCACCATACACACTCATGTGGTTGCAGCTCCACATTTAACTCAACCTGAAGGGATGGGCGGCTTCTCACTCTCTTCCCTGCCAGGAAGTCCCAGCGCAGCTCAAATGGCAGGAGTTGCACAGAGCCCATCAAAACAGCTCCCTTTGCACACAGCACTTGGTGTCAACACACCACTCAAAGCACAGCAGCTAATGTCATTCATGCAACCTATGGGAGTAGTCTCCAGGACACAGGTGCTGCCGGCGGTAGCTGTTCCCCCAATAGGGAGCACTGTCTCCAGGATGCAGACTCTACCCGTGGCAACCATACCATCCATCGGGAGTGCTTTCAGTAGCAAACAGGCGTCTCCTGTGGCAACTGTGTCTCCATCCAACTGCACTATAATCATGACACCAGCACAACCTATCAGGACGGTAATGTCGGCAGAGACTATCCGCATGCCCACTGTTTTATCCAATCCTCAGCAGCAGCAAATACTGGGCCTGGGCAAGCCCCCTTTGCAGCCTTTACAGGCGCCTGCATCAGCAGTGCAAACAACTAGCCCCACCACCAAGCTACTAGTGAGTCCTGATGGTGCCGTTTTAAATTTGGCTAGAGGCCCTACCACCATCACAGGCCTGCCAGAGATGGCTAACAAGTCTTTGGCTGCGTTGGTTGTTACTCCTAACTCCACTGGGAGAGTGCCGTTGCCTAGCGCAAATCCTGCCAATCCCTTAATGCCTACACAGGCTGAGTGA